From Pseudomonas vanderleydeniana, the proteins below share one genomic window:
- a CDS encoding EAL domain-containing protein, producing the protein MKRKQTLGTPRLLGIVWPFIAVVLFQALLGCLSLYVLSAVRSYVAGESLWSKGQKDAIYYLNLYADSRDEAIYLKYQQAIAVPQGGHELRIALDAPTPDLEAARQGILQGGNHPDDVSSIIWLYLNFRHFSYLERAVEKWTVGDSYLVQLDEVARQMHQAISSNAATGADIRRWKNHIFAINDGVTPAAKAFSDALGEGSRVILRLLLATNVTTALVLIALALLRTHKLLAQRHAFADALQVEKERAQITLESIGDGVITTDVSGAIVYMNPAAEQLTHWKAAQAYGLPLGALFNLLDDNAQEEGFALIEHILSGHLGGGSEHSKLIQRLDGSTVSVTLVGAPIRNAGKVSGAVLVLHDMTQERQYIANLSWQATHDALTGLANRREFEYRLEQALHQLARQPTRHVLMFLDLDQFKLVNDTCGHAAGDELLRHICALLQSGLREGDTLARLGGDEFGILLENCPPDAAEKIAENLRQTVQNLHFVWKGRPFVTTVSIGLVHLHQMPATLEASLRAADMACYMAKEKGRNRIQVYHADDSELSLRFGEMAWVQRLHMALEENRFCLYSQEISPLGQTDQAHGHVEILLRLHDEAGRMILPDSFIPAAERYGLVSQLDRWVVQNVFKVVAECSALGRPEPMAMCAINLSGATIGDEGFLEFLHEQFALHGISPKLICFEITETSAISNLGSAIRFINELKGLGCHFSLDDFCAGMSSFAYLKHLPVDFLKIDGSFVKDMLDDPINRAMVEVINHIGHVMGKRTIAEFVETPQIEQALLEIGVDYAQGYLIERPQLFTCDSLLRRPSRPRPLLFKAPGTFR; encoded by the coding sequence ATGAAGCGCAAGCAGACTCTCGGAACGCCACGGCTGCTGGGCATTGTCTGGCCTTTTATCGCGGTGGTCCTGTTTCAGGCCCTGCTGGGCTGCCTCAGTCTCTATGTGCTGTCGGCGGTGCGCAGCTACGTCGCCGGTGAGAGCCTTTGGTCCAAGGGCCAGAAAGACGCTATCTATTACCTCAACCTCTATGCCGACAGCCGCGACGAGGCGATCTACCTCAAGTACCAGCAGGCTATCGCCGTGCCCCAGGGCGGGCATGAATTGCGTATTGCCCTGGATGCACCAACGCCGGACCTGGAGGCGGCCCGCCAGGGTATCCTGCAGGGCGGCAACCATCCTGACGATGTCTCCAGCATCATCTGGCTGTACCTGAATTTCCGGCACTTCAGCTACCTCGAGCGGGCGGTGGAGAAGTGGACGGTGGGGGACAGCTACCTGGTGCAGCTGGATGAGGTCGCGCGGCAGATGCACCAGGCGATCTCCAGCAATGCCGCCACCGGCGCCGATATCAGGCGCTGGAAAAACCATATCTTCGCCATCAACGACGGCGTGACCCCGGCCGCGAAAGCCTTCAGCGATGCCCTGGGCGAGGGTTCGCGGGTGATTCTGCGCCTGTTGCTGGCCACCAACGTCACCACCGCCCTGGTGCTGATCGCCCTGGCCCTGCTGCGTACCCACAAGCTGTTGGCCCAGCGCCATGCCTTTGCCGACGCGCTACAGGTGGAAAAGGAGCGGGCGCAGATCACCCTGGAGTCCATCGGCGATGGGGTGATCACCACCGATGTCAGTGGGGCTATCGTCTACATGAACCCTGCCGCGGAACAGTTGACTCACTGGAAGGCCGCGCAGGCCTACGGCTTGCCGCTGGGGGCGCTGTTCAACCTGCTCGACGACAACGCCCAGGAGGAAGGCTTCGCGCTGATCGAGCACATCCTGAGCGGGCACCTGGGTGGTGGCAGTGAACATTCCAAGTTGATCCAGCGCCTGGATGGCAGCACGGTATCGGTGACCCTGGTCGGTGCGCCGATCCGCAACGCCGGCAAGGTCAGTGGCGCGGTGCTGGTCCTGCATGACATGACCCAGGAACGGCAGTACATCGCCAACCTGTCCTGGCAGGCCACCCATGATGCGCTGACCGGCCTCGCCAACCGTCGCGAGTTCGAATACCGGCTGGAGCAGGCCTTGCACCAGCTGGCCCGCCAGCCAACCCGGCACGTGCTGATGTTCCTCGACCTGGACCAGTTCAAGCTGGTCAACGACACCTGCGGGCATGCGGCAGGCGACGAGCTGCTGCGGCATATCTGCGCGCTGCTGCAGTCGGGTCTGCGTGAGGGCGATACCCTGGCGCGCCTGGGTGGGGATGAATTCGGAATTTTGCTTGAGAATTGTCCGCCAGACGCGGCTGAGAAAATTGCGGAAAACCTGCGTCAGACCGTGCAGAACCTGCACTTCGTCTGGAAGGGTCGTCCTTTCGTGACCACGGTCAGTATTGGCCTGGTACACCTGCACCAGATGCCCGCGACCCTCGAGGCCTCGCTACGGGCCGCGGATATGGCCTGCTACATGGCCAAGGAAAAGGGGCGCAACCGGATTCAGGTGTATCACGCCGACGACTCCGAGTTGTCCCTGCGGTTCGGCGAAATGGCCTGGGTCCAGCGCCTGCACATGGCGTTGGAGGAGAACCGTTTTTGCCTGTATTCGCAGGAAATTTCCCCGCTGGGTCAGACCGATCAGGCGCATGGGCATGTCGAGATCCTGCTGCGCCTGCATGATGAGGCCGGTCGCATGATCCTGCCCGACAGCTTTATCCCGGCCGCCGAGCGTTACGGGCTGGTGAGCCAGTTGGACCGCTGGGTGGTGCAGAACGTGTTCAAGGTGGTCGCCGAATGCAGTGCGCTGGGGCGTCCGGAGCCGATGGCCATGTGTGCGATCAATCTGTCAGGCGCCACGATCGGCGATGAGGGTTTCCTGGAGTTCCTGCATGAACAATTTGCGTTGCACGGTATTTCGCCGAAGCTGATCTGCTTCGAGATCACCGAGACCAGCGCCATCTCCAATCTCGGGAGTGCGATTCGTTTTATCAACGAGCTCAAGGGCTTGGGTTGTCACTTCTCGCTGGATGACTTCTGCGCGGGTATGTCTTCATTCGCTTATCTCAAACATTTGCCTGTAGACTTCCTGAAGATCGATGGAAGTTTTGTAAAGGATATGCTGGACGACCCGATTAACCGCGCCATGGTCGAAGTGATCAACCACATCGGGCATGTGATGGGCAAGCGAACGATTGCCGAGTTTGTCGAAACGCCGCAGATCGAGCAGGCATTGCTGGAGATCGGCGTCGATTATGCCCAGGGCTATCTGATCGAGCGCCCGCAGTTGTTCACTTGCGACAGCCTGCTGCGCCGTCCCTCGAGGCCGCGTCCGCTGCTGTTCAAGGCGCCCGGCACATTCCGCTGA
- a CDS encoding class II fumarate hydratase, translating into MSRIETDSLGQVNVPEEAYWGAQTQRSLINFAIGSEKMPLPVMHALALIKKAAARVNDRNGDLPADIARLIEQAADEVLAGEHDTQFPLAVWQTGSGTQSNMNANEVIAGRANELAGKGRGGKSPVHPNDHVNRSQSSNDCFPTAMHIAAVQAVHQRLLPAIAELSGGLAELAARHMKLVKTGRTHMMDATPITFGQEVSAYIAQLDYAERAIRAALPAVCELAQGGTAVGTGLNAPHGFSEAIAAEIAALAGLPFVSAPNKFAALAGHEPLTSLSGALKTLAVALMKIANDLRLLGSGPRAGFAEVKLPANEPGSSIMPGKVNPTQCEALSMLACQVLGNDVTIGFAASQGHLQLNVYKPVIIHNLLQSIQLLADGCSNFQAHCIAGLEPDPQQMAAHLERGLMLVTALNPHIGYDKAAEIAKKAYAENLTLRESALALGYLTDEEFDAWVRPENMLESGKNG; encoded by the coding sequence ATGAGCCGTATCGAAACCGACAGTCTTGGCCAGGTGAATGTCCCGGAAGAAGCCTACTGGGGCGCACAGACCCAGCGTTCGCTGATCAACTTCGCCATCGGTAGCGAAAAGATGCCGCTGCCGGTGATGCACGCACTGGCCCTGATCAAGAAGGCCGCGGCGCGGGTCAACGACCGTAACGGCGACCTGCCCGCCGATATCGCCCGGCTGATCGAGCAGGCCGCCGACGAGGTGCTTGCCGGCGAGCATGACACCCAGTTCCCGCTGGCGGTCTGGCAGACCGGCAGCGGCACCCAGAGCAACATGAACGCCAACGAGGTCATCGCCGGACGTGCCAACGAACTCGCCGGCAAGGGCCGCGGTGGCAAGTCGCCGGTGCACCCGAACGACCACGTCAACCGCTCGCAGAGTTCCAACGACTGTTTCCCCACGGCCATGCACATCGCCGCCGTCCAGGCCGTGCACCAGCGACTGTTGCCGGCGATTGCCGAGCTGTCCGGCGGCCTTGCGGAACTGGCGGCGCGCCACATGAAGCTGGTCAAGACCGGACGTACCCACATGATGGATGCGACGCCGATCACCTTCGGCCAGGAAGTCTCCGCCTACATCGCCCAGCTCGATTACGCCGAGCGGGCGATTCGCGCCGCCTTGCCGGCCGTCTGCGAGCTGGCCCAGGGCGGTACGGCGGTGGGCACCGGGCTCAACGCCCCCCACGGTTTTTCCGAAGCGATCGCCGCGGAGATCGCTGCGCTGGCCGGCCTGCCCTTCGTCAGCGCGCCGAACAAGTTCGCCGCCCTCGCCGGCCACGAACCTCTGACCAGCCTGTCCGGCGCCCTGAAGACCTTGGCCGTGGCCCTGATGAAAATCGCCAACGACCTGCGCCTGCTCGGCTCCGGGCCGCGTGCCGGGTTTGCCGAGGTGAAGCTGCCGGCCAATGAGCCGGGCAGTTCGATCATGCCCGGCAAGGTCAATCCGACCCAGTGCGAAGCCCTGTCGATGCTGGCCTGCCAGGTGCTGGGCAACGACGTGACCATCGGTTTCGCAGCCAGCCAGGGCCACCTGCAGTTGAACGTCTACAAGCCGGTGATCATTCACAACCTGCTGCAGTCGATCCAATTGCTGGCCGACGGCTGCAGCAACTTCCAGGCCCACTGCATCGCCGGGCTGGAGCCGGATCCGCAGCAAATGGCCGCGCACCTGGAGCGCGGGCTGATGCTGGTCACCGCGCTGAACCCGCATATCGGCTACGACAAGGCGGCGGAAATCGCCAAGAAGGCCTATGCCGAAAATCTCACGCTGCGTGAGTCGGCGCTGGCGCTGGGCTATCTCACCGACGAGGAATTCGACGCCTGGGTCCGCCCGGAAAACATGCTGGAGTCGGGCAAGAACGGCTGA
- a CDS encoding DUF2059 domain-containing protein — MTRLRALCTAVVLVCASGQVFADTASHNASAEAFLTLAHADKLGTPVYAQVQQMFAQRFAQTQAPDSKKPLLDTYQAKANAALDQAIGWDKLKPDMVKLYTSNFSESELKDLVAFYQSPLGKKVLEKMPQLTQQSAQMTQAKLESAVPVVNKLLEDMTNELAPAKPAAPAKKK, encoded by the coding sequence ATGACCCGTCTTCGTGCCCTCTGTACCGCGGTTGTTCTGGTGTGCGCCAGCGGCCAGGTTTTCGCCGATACCGCCAGCCACAACGCCAGTGCCGAAGCTTTCCTGACGCTGGCCCATGCCGACAAGCTCGGGACCCCGGTCTACGCGCAGGTGCAGCAGATGTTCGCCCAGCGCTTTGCCCAGACCCAGGCGCCGGACTCGAAAAAACCGCTGCTCGACACCTACCAGGCCAAGGCCAACGCCGCCCTGGACCAGGCGATCGGCTGGGACAAGCTCAAGCCTGACATGGTCAAGCTGTACACCAGCAACTTCAGCGAGTCGGAGCTCAAGGACCTGGTGGCGTTCTACCAGTCGCCGCTGGGCAAGAAAGTCCTGGAGAAAATGCCGCAGCTGACCCAGCAATCGGCCCAGATGACCCAGGCCAAGCTGGAGAGCGCGGTACCGGTGGTCAACAAGCTGCTGGAAGACATGACCAACGAGCTGGCACCCGCCAAGCCTGCCGCTCCTGCCAAGAAGAAGTAA
- a CDS encoding iron-containing redox enzyme family protein, whose protein sequence is MEATSYPAWAQQLIRDCSESKRRVVEHELYQRMRDNKLSAKTMRQYLIGGWPVVEQFALYMAQNLTKTRFGRHPGEDMARRWLMRNIRVELNHADYWVHWSRAHGVTLEDLQAQQVPPELHALSHWCWHTSSADALVVAVAATNYAIEGATGEWSALVCSTGVYAAAFPEEERKRAMKWLKMHAQYDDAHPWEALEIVCTLAGMNPSKALQAELRQAICKSYDYMYLFLERCMQLEKAPVARERLAELVES, encoded by the coding sequence ATGGAAGCCACCAGCTATCCGGCCTGGGCACAACAGCTCATTCGGGACTGTAGCGAGAGCAAGCGCCGTGTGGTCGAACACGAACTGTACCAGCGGATGCGCGATAACAAGCTGAGTGCGAAAACCATGCGCCAGTACCTGATCGGTGGCTGGCCGGTGGTCGAGCAGTTTGCGTTGTACATGGCCCAGAACCTCACCAAGACCCGCTTTGGGCGTCATCCTGGTGAAGACATGGCGCGCCGCTGGTTGATGCGCAACATTCGCGTGGAGCTGAACCATGCCGACTACTGGGTGCACTGGAGCCGGGCCCACGGCGTGACGCTGGAAGACCTGCAGGCACAGCAGGTACCGCCCGAGCTGCACGCCCTGAGCCATTGGTGCTGGCATACCAGTTCGGCGGATGCGCTGGTGGTGGCGGTCGCCGCGACCAACTATGCCATCGAAGGCGCAACCGGCGAATGGTCGGCACTGGTCTGCTCGACTGGCGTCTATGCCGCGGCTTTCCCCGAGGAAGAGCGCAAGCGGGCGATGAAGTGGCTCAAGATGCATGCCCAGTACGATGATGCGCATCCGTGGGAAGCGCTGGAGATCGTCTGCACCCTGGCGGGGATGAACCCGAGCAAGGCCTTGCAGGCCGAACTGCGCCAGGCCATCTGCAAGAGCTATGACTACATGTACCTGTTCCTGGAACGTTGCATGCAGCTGGAAAAGGCTCCGGTCGCCCGTGAGCGCCTGGCGGAACTGGTCGAAAGTTGA
- a CDS encoding DsbA family protein, with protein MCSWCWGFAPVAEALVRQAQAAGVELHLVMGGLRTGSGAALEPNTRRYILEHWQAVTETTGQPFKLEGALPDGFVYDTEPACRAVVTARSLAPDCAWTLVGLIQRAFYVEGRDVTQASVLVELAEKAGLPRIEFAGAFDTAEQHAATSADFTWVQDLGIAGFPTLLAERNGQLALLTNGYQPLSELSPLLGRWLERAACA; from the coding sequence ATGTGCTCCTGGTGCTGGGGCTTCGCTCCGGTGGCCGAGGCGCTGGTCAGGCAGGCGCAGGCGGCCGGTGTCGAGTTGCACCTGGTGATGGGCGGCTTGCGCACCGGCAGCGGTGCCGCGCTGGAACCCAACACCCGGCGCTATATCCTCGAGCACTGGCAGGCGGTCACCGAAACCACTGGCCAGCCGTTCAAGCTCGAGGGGGCGCTGCCGGACGGTTTCGTCTACGACACCGAGCCGGCCTGTCGGGCGGTGGTCACCGCCCGCAGCCTGGCGCCGGACTGCGCATGGACGCTGGTGGGGCTGATCCAGCGGGCCTTTTATGTCGAGGGCCGTGATGTCACGCAAGCCTCTGTGCTGGTGGAACTGGCGGAAAAGGCCGGCCTGCCGCGCATCGAGTTCGCTGGTGCCTTCGACACCGCCGAGCAGCATGCGGCCACCTCCGCCGACTTCACCTGGGTCCAGGACCTGGGGATCGCCGGCTTCCCGACACTGCTGGCCGAGCGCAATGGTCAATTGGCCCTGCTGACCAACGGCTACCAGCCGCTCTCCGAGCTGTCGCCGTTGCTGGGTCGCTGGCTGGAGCGTGCTGCCTGTGCCTGA
- a CDS encoding DUF6316 family protein, translated as MFGKRAQDSTEATHFRSDRVSAINGLFFFSTRENTLEGPFFSRIDAERGSQLYIKRMQLAQDIQDYL; from the coding sequence ATGTTCGGCAAACGCGCCCAGGACAGCACCGAAGCCACGCACTTTCGCAGCGACCGCGTCAGTGCGATCAATGGCCTGTTTTTCTTCAGCACCCGGGAGAACACCCTGGAAGGGCCGTTTTTCAGCCGCATCGATGCAGAGCGCGGAAGCCAGCTCTACATCAAGCGCATGCAACTGGCGCAGGATATCCAGGATTATCTCTGA
- a CDS encoding DMT family transporter: MHISSGRWGYGLFLAVLTAVLWGILPIKLKQVLQVMDPVSVTWSRLMVSGGCLFVYLAARRRLPSWRALGPRGGWLVLLAVFGLVGNYVLYLMGLDLLSPGTAQLVVQMGPIFLLIASVFVFKERFSLGQGIGLAVLLVGFGLFFNQRLEELLTSLGNYTAGVLLVLLASTVWTFYALSQKQLLTAWNSLQVMMVIYLCCALLLTPWAHPMEILQLSPLQGWMLLGCCLNTLVAYGAFAEALAHWEASRVSATLAITPLVTFGSVALAAWIWPDYVHAEDINGLGYGGAVLVVLGSALVALGPSLIAGLKARRIRLA; the protein is encoded by the coding sequence ATGCATATTTCATCCGGGCGCTGGGGCTACGGACTGTTCCTGGCCGTGCTCACTGCCGTGCTCTGGGGCATCCTGCCGATCAAGCTCAAGCAGGTGTTGCAGGTGATGGATCCGGTGAGCGTGACCTGGTCCCGGCTGATGGTTTCCGGTGGTTGCCTGTTCGTCTACCTGGCCGCCCGCCGGCGCCTGCCGAGCTGGCGGGCGCTGGGCCCGCGAGGCGGCTGGCTGGTGCTGCTGGCGGTGTTCGGGCTGGTGGGCAACTATGTGCTGTACCTGATGGGGCTCGATCTTCTGAGTCCCGGTACGGCACAACTGGTGGTGCAGATGGGGCCGATCTTCCTGCTGATCGCCAGTGTGTTCGTGTTCAAGGAGCGTTTCAGTCTCGGACAGGGGATCGGGCTGGCGGTGTTGCTGGTCGGCTTCGGGCTGTTCTTCAACCAGCGGCTGGAGGAGTTGCTGACGTCCCTGGGCAACTACACCGCCGGGGTACTGCTGGTGTTGCTGGCGTCCACGGTCTGGACCTTCTACGCCCTGAGCCAGAAGCAGTTGCTGACGGCCTGGAATTCATTGCAGGTGATGATGGTGATCTACCTGTGTTGCGCCCTGTTGCTGACGCCCTGGGCGCATCCGATGGAGATACTGCAACTGAGCCCGTTGCAGGGTTGGATGTTGCTGGGCTGTTGCCTGAATACGCTGGTGGCCTACGGCGCCTTTGCCGAGGCGCTGGCGCATTGGGAGGCCTCGCGGGTCAGTGCGACCCTGGCGATCACGCCGTTGGTCACGTTTGGCTCGGTGGCCCTGGCGGCCTGGATCTGGCCGGATTATGTACATGCCGAGGACATCAACGGCCTGGGCTACGGCGGGGCGGTGCTGGTGGTGCTCGGCTCGGCGCTGGTGGCCCTGGGGCCTTCGTTGATCGCCGGGCTCAAGGCGCGGCGGATACGCCTGGCCTGA
- the trhO gene encoding oxygen-dependent tRNA uridine(34) hydroxylase TrhO: MTQPVVVAALYKFVTLEDYVALREPLLQAMLANGIKGTLLIAEEGINGTVSGSRAGIDGLLAWLKNDPRMVDLDHKESYCDEQPFYRTKVKLKKEIVTLGVEGVDPNKQVGTYVDPQDWNALIADPEVLLIDTRNDYEVSIGTFEGAIDPKTTSFREFPDYIRANFDPARHKKVAMFCTGGIRCEKASSYMLGEGFEEVYHLKGGILKYLEEVPQAESQWRGDCFVFDNRVTVRHDLSEGDYDQCHACRTPVSVEDRASEHYVPGISCPHCWDTLSEKTRRSAIDRQKQIELAKARNQPHPIGYNYRQAPEA, translated from the coding sequence ATGACCCAACCTGTCGTCGTGGCGGCACTGTACAAGTTCGTCACCCTCGAAGATTACGTCGCCCTGCGCGAACCGCTGCTGCAGGCGATGCTCGCCAACGGTATCAAGGGCACGCTGCTGATCGCCGAAGAAGGCATCAACGGCACCGTTTCCGGCAGCCGCGCAGGCATCGACGGCCTGCTGGCCTGGCTGAAGAACGACCCACGGATGGTGGACCTGGACCACAAGGAATCCTACTGCGACGAGCAGCCGTTCTATCGGACCAAGGTCAAGCTGAAGAAGGAAATCGTCACCCTGGGCGTCGAGGGCGTGGACCCGAACAAGCAGGTCGGTACCTATGTCGACCCGCAGGACTGGAACGCCCTGATTGCCGATCCGGAAGTGCTGTTGATCGATACCCGCAACGACTATGAGGTGTCGATCGGTACCTTCGAAGGCGCCATCGATCCCAAGACCACCAGCTTTCGCGAGTTTCCCGACTACATCAGGGCCAACTTCGATCCGGCCAGGCACAAGAAGGTCGCGATGTTCTGCACCGGTGGCATTCGTTGCGAAAAAGCTTCGAGCTACATGCTGGGCGAAGGCTTCGAGGAGGTGTATCACCTCAAGGGCGGCATCCTCAAGTACCTCGAGGAAGTGCCCCAGGCAGAAAGCCAGTGGCGTGGCGACTGCTTCGTGTTCGACAACCGCGTGACCGTGCGCCACGACCTGAGCGAGGGTGACTACGACCAGTGCCACGCCTGTCGTACCCCGGTCAGCGTCGAGGACCGTGCTTCGGAGCACTATGTGCCGGGTATCAGTTGCCCGCATTGCTGGGATACCTTGAGCGAGAAGACCCGCCGTAGCGCTATCGACCGGCAGAAACAGATCGAACTGGCCAAGGCCCGCAACCAACCGCATCCTATCGGCTATAACTATCGTCAAGCTCCCGAGGCCTGA
- a CDS encoding BolA family protein: MSMQQRIETALGALHPEHLQVLDESHMHSRGLQTHFKAVLVSEQFAGLNSVKRHQKVYATLGDLMGQFHALALHTYTPEEWVKIGVAPASPTCAGGGH, from the coding sequence ATGAGCATGCAACAACGTATCGAGACCGCCCTGGGCGCCTTGCACCCCGAGCATCTGCAGGTGCTGGATGAAAGCCACATGCACAGCCGTGGGCTGCAGACCCATTTCAAGGCGGTGCTGGTCAGCGAGCAGTTTGCCGGGCTGAACAGCGTCAAACGCCACCAGAAGGTCTATGCCACCCTGGGCGACCTGATGGGGCAGTTCCATGCGTTGGCCCTGCATACCTACACCCCTGAAGAGTGGGTGAAAATCGGCGTGGCACCGGCATCGCCGACTTGCGCCGGCGGAGGACACTAG
- a CDS encoding ABC transporter ATP-binding protein, producing the protein MPEPEAPRDRLSWAEIRRLALQHRKALWIANSVAVLATLCSVPIPLLLPLLVDEVLLKHGDAALRVMNHLLPGTWQTAVGYIGLMLLATLCLRCAALLFNVLQARLFAGLAKDIVYRIRTRLIERLKRISLGEYESLGSGTVTTHLVTDLDTLDKFVGETLSRFLVAMLTLLGTSAILVWMHWKLALLILLFNPLVIYFTVQLGKRVKHLKKLENDSTSRFTQALTETLDAIQEVRAGNRQGFFLGRLGQRAREVRDYAVASQWKSDASGRASGLLFQFGIDIFRAAAMLTVLFSDLSIGQMLAVFSYLWFMIGPVEQLLNLQYAYYAAGGALARINELLARADEPAYPGGVDPFVGRETVGIEVSGLSFAYAEEPVLDQLDLSIAPGEKVAIVGASGGGKSTLVQLLLGLYVPQSGTIRFGGSTQAEIGLETVREHVAVVLQHPALFNDTVRANLTMGRERSDEACWRALEIAQLESTIRSLPQGLDSIVGRSGVRLSGGQRQRLAIARMVLAEPKVVILDEATSALDAATEYNLHQALGRFLSGRTTLIIAHRLSAVKQADRVLVFDGGRIAEDGDHQQLIADGGLYAKLYGHLQKI; encoded by the coding sequence GTGCCTGAGCCCGAGGCCCCTCGGGACCGCCTGAGCTGGGCGGAAATTCGCCGCCTGGCGCTGCAGCACCGCAAAGCCCTGTGGATTGCCAACTCGGTCGCCGTGCTGGCGACCCTGTGCAGTGTCCCCATCCCGTTGCTCCTGCCGTTGCTGGTGGACGAGGTGCTGCTCAAGCATGGTGATGCGGCACTGCGGGTGATGAACCACCTCTTGCCCGGCACCTGGCAGACGGCCGTCGGCTACATCGGCCTGATGTTGCTGGCGACCCTGTGCCTGCGCTGTGCGGCGCTGCTGTTCAACGTCTTGCAGGCGCGGCTGTTCGCCGGCCTGGCCAAGGACATCGTCTATCGCATCCGCACCCGGCTGATCGAGCGCCTCAAGCGTATTTCCCTCGGAGAGTATGAAAGCCTCGGCAGCGGCACGGTGACCACGCACCTGGTCACTGACCTGGACACCCTCGACAAGTTCGTCGGCGAGACCCTCAGCCGCTTCCTCGTGGCGATGCTGACGCTGCTCGGCACCTCCGCCATCCTGGTCTGGATGCACTGGAAGCTGGCGCTGCTGATCCTCCTGTTCAACCCGCTGGTGATCTACTTCACGGTGCAGTTGGGCAAGCGTGTCAAACACCTGAAGAAGCTGGAAAACGACAGCACCTCGCGGTTCACCCAGGCGCTGACGGAAACCCTCGATGCCATCCAGGAGGTGCGTGCCGGCAACCGCCAGGGGTTTTTCCTCGGTCGGCTCGGGCAGCGGGCGCGAGAGGTGCGCGACTATGCGGTGGCCTCACAGTGGAAAAGCGATGCCTCGGGCCGTGCCAGCGGCCTGTTGTTCCAGTTCGGCATCGATATCTTCCGCGCCGCCGCCATGCTCACCGTGCTGTTCTCGGACCTGTCGATCGGCCAGATGCTCGCCGTGTTCAGCTACTTGTGGTTCATGATCGGCCCGGTGGAGCAACTGCTGAACCTGCAGTACGCCTACTACGCCGCCGGCGGCGCGCTGGCACGCATCAACGAGTTGCTGGCACGCGCCGATGAGCCGGCGTATCCAGGCGGCGTCGACCCCTTCGTGGGGCGCGAAACGGTGGGTATCGAGGTGAGCGGCCTGAGCTTCGCCTATGCCGAGGAACCGGTGCTCGACCAGCTCGATCTGTCTATCGCCCCCGGCGAGAAGGTGGCGATCGTCGGTGCCAGCGGCGGTGGCAAGAGCACCCTGGTGCAATTGCTTCTCGGGCTCTACGTGCCGCAGTCCGGGACTATCCGTTTCGGTGGCTCGACCCAGGCCGAGATCGGCCTGGAAACCGTACGCGAGCATGTCGCCGTGGTTCTGCAGCATCCGGCGCTGTTCAATGACACGGTGCGCGCCAATCTCACCATGGGGCGCGAGCGCAGTGACGAGGCCTGCTGGCGGGCGCTGGAGATCGCTCAGCTGGAAAGCACCATCCGGAGCCTGCCGCAGGGCCTGGACAGCATTGTCGGGCGATCCGGCGTACGCCTGTCCGGCGGCCAGCGCCAGCGCCTGGCCATTGCGCGGATGGTGCTGGCCGAGCCCAAGGTGGTGATTCTCGACGAGGCGACCTCGGCGCTGGACGCGGCGACCGAATACAATCTGCACCAGGCCCTGGGCCGCTTTCTCAGTGGCCGTACCACGCTGATCATTGCGCATCGGCTGTCGGCGGTGAAACAGGCGGATCGGGTGCTGGTCTTCGATGGCGGGCGGATTGCCGAGGATGGGGACCACCAGCAACTGATTGCCGACGGTGGCCTCTATGCCAAGTTGTACGGGCACCTGCAAAAAATTTGA